One Acinetobacter pullicarnis genomic region harbors:
- a CDS encoding DUF4760 domain-containing protein yields MEIDNIILLRTLILVIPFLILFGFFYSRVRDTFFLKPRTDIQINIIMICLAIVFIETVYWNIELKNYEFFGYDLNSSSASDGSNIILISLGILAAVFGWLFTYRGQVLTATRSHSIQTLMASRLSNEYMEQVRFATEVYNNYKNNNLNQISHAEFNELTGEKIAAILYLLNYLEFISVGIRFGDLDEKLMKNTMKSIIGANYTFFEQIIKEKQAKSPSLYEHLTALNNRWNAK; encoded by the coding sequence ATGGAAATTGATAATATTATATTGTTAAGAACTTTGATTTTGGTAATTCCATTTTTGATTTTATTTGGTTTTTTCTATTCAAGAGTTCGAGATACTTTTTTTCTAAAACCGAGAACTGATATTCAAATAAATATTATTATGATCTGCCTAGCTATAGTTTTTATAGAAACAGTTTATTGGAATATTGAATTAAAGAATTACGAGTTTTTTGGATACGACCTAAATAGTTCGAGCGCGAGCGATGGCTCTAATATAATATTGATTTCATTGGGTATATTGGCTGCTGTTTTTGGTTGGTTATTTACATATAGGGGGCAAGTGCTGACAGCAACAAGAAGTCACTCCATTCAAACCTTGATGGCTTCAAGGTTATCTAATGAATACATGGAGCAGGTGAGGTTCGCGACAGAAGTATATAATAATTATAAAAATAATAATTTAAATCAAATTAGTCACGCTGAATTCAATGAACTAACGGGTGAAAAGATTGCGGCGATTCTTTACTTGTTAAATTATCTGGAGTTTATTTCTGTTGGCATACGTTTTGGCGACTTAGATGAAAAACTTATGAAGAATACGATGAAGTCAATAATAGGTGCAAATTACACTTTCTTTGAGCAAATTATTAAAGAGAAGCAGGCCAAGTCCCCGTCACTATATGAACACCTTACAGCCCTAAACAATAGGTGGAATGCCAAGTAA